GGAAAACATAATGGTGGGAACCAGCAGAAACTTGGCGTTCAACAGCTCGACAATCACGCCATCCTTGAACGTCAGCGGTTTGAGGATATGCCCTTCGCGGCAGGACAGTTTAAAAAATTTCACCGCCAGATAGAGCAGAAATAATACCCCGGCATACTTAATACCATCCAGAATGCGCGGCGAAATCGAAACGATATAGTCGATACAAAATCCGACGGTCAGACTTTGAAACATGCCGGTCATGTTTGCCCCCAGCCAGAAAGGCACGGTACCTTTCACACCAAAAGTACTGCCTGAAGCCGCATAGAGGATATTGGCCGGACCGGGACTGATGACAAGGGGCAGCAACGTTGCCAGCCACAGAAAAAACGTATCAAACGTCATGATATTCGCTCTTCAAGATCGAAAAATTATCCGCAAAAAACAGCCGCTGAATCATACGCCCTTTTGCTTTGCCGTGAAATAATTATTCACTCTTGAATATAGATCTTCGTGTGGGTCATACCACCACCGACAACAACATTCTGCCCAGCAATAAAACCAGAGTCGTTCGAGGCGATAAAACAGCCAAAGTCTTCACTGAGTCAGGTCTAATTGATCCAGGAGTCTGTCGGACGTTCCGGATCGTCACGAGAAATCGGCTGGTCGCGACCGGATATTCGATCGTTTGCGAGCAAATAGCCGTCGCTATTTGTCGAAAAGGATCGGAGGTATGGGCCGATCAGATGGTTTTCGCAGTAGATCCATGGAGAGTCCGACAGGCTTCTAGAACGTGCTTAAAGGGAATATGTGCGCACGCACCGAAGAGCGGATTTCCCCTTATGGTGCGTTCGGCAGAGACTTTCGGTGAATTCAGACCGCAGAGAAAACGGGCTTTTTGCCGAGCCATCCCCAAAGCATCGGGATATTCCCGTGCCAGCACGTTAATCTGCTCAAGGGTTGCAGGAGCCATCTCCGACACATGCCTTTGGGGAAGTTCAACAGGTGCGTCTCCCCTGCAGACACCGCAATGACCACAGGGGGCAATCTCCTCTCCGAAGTAGGAGAGCAGACGCTTTGTCAGGCAGATCTTCTCCTGAGCATAGTCAACCATGCCACTGATCCGCGCTATCTCCTGCTGCTCATGCCGTTCAAAAAGGGAGGTGAGCCGACGGCACAGTTCCGCCCGATCAACATCCTGCTCAATTCGCTTGAAACGTTGACGGTAACCGGCCATCTGCAGCGTAATATGCCCCTTCTCCTGCAGGTTTTCCATGGCACGAAGAATCACGGAGCGGTCGAAACCGGTCCGGTCAATCGCGGTTTCCATATCCAGGGTGATCCATTTGCGCGCCTTTGTGCAACAGGCAAAAACTTTTTTCAAAAAGGCAGCCTGTTTTTCATTGTAACCCGTCAGGATCTCTCCACTGGGTTTATGAGATTCAAAGCGGATTTCGCTGTAATAATAGCCCGTGAACTTAATCACCCCGAACAGCTCCATATGGGTGAGCAGGGTACTGACAACCAACTGGCGGATATCGTGATTCCGGGACAGCTCACCGCAGGTCACATCAATCTCATCCCCCTCATCCAGAACGTCATTCACCAGGGAGGTAATGCTCTC
This region of uncultured Desulfuromonas sp. genomic DNA includes:
- a CDS encoding LysE family translocator; the encoded protein is MTFDTFFLWLATLLPLVISPGPANILYAASGSTFGVKGTVPFWLGANMTGMFQSLTVGFCIDYIVSISPRILDGIKYAGVLFLLYLAVKFFKLSCREGHILKPLTFKDGVIVELLNAKFLLVPTIMFSQFYTPGPGSTQRIVGLALALLMLTLSTNMIWIVGGNSLATFVADARHQKTQGLLFGFLLTGTAFWLCWQG